One genomic region from Balneola sp. encodes:
- a CDS encoding polyphenol oxidoreductase has protein sequence MMSSHIDFIKPKLLNTEQISSWFTLRNQDLVQEKSSIRGLNLGLNTSEKASVVLSNRQSLINQIDVEPDKIAYAVQVHKTDVREISKGGVFEDTDGFVSNTPGLALAIQVADCAAILFGDDKNEVIGAAHAGWRGAAGGIVPETISKMKSLGAESESIKVFVSPCISLENFEVGEEVASEFPDQFVDRTNYAKPHVDLKAFIKYQLLNEGINEQNIEIDASCTISNENFYSYRRQKEQSGRMMGIIKLN, from the coding sequence ATGATGTCTTCCCACATTGATTTCATAAAACCCAAACTGTTGAACACTGAACAGATATCGAGCTGGTTTACACTTCGAAATCAGGACTTGGTACAGGAAAAGAGCAGCATTCGCGGTCTTAATTTAGGACTTAATACTTCAGAAAAAGCCTCAGTTGTTTTAAGTAACAGGCAATCCCTGATCAATCAGATTGATGTTGAACCTGATAAAATAGCTTATGCCGTTCAGGTGCATAAGACAGATGTGAGAGAGATAAGTAAAGGAGGTGTCTTTGAGGATACCGATGGATTTGTATCTAACACTCCGGGTTTAGCCTTAGCAATACAGGTTGCTGATTGTGCCGCTATTCTATTTGGTGATGATAAGAACGAAGTAATTGGTGCAGCACATGCTGGATGGAGAGGAGCAGCGGGTGGAATTGTCCCTGAGACTATTTCAAAAATGAAAAGTTTGGGCGCAGAGTCTGAATCTATAAAGGTCTTTGTAAGCCCGTGTATATCACTTGAGAACTTTGAAGTGGGAGAGGAGGTTGCTTCTGAGTTTCCGGATCAGTTTGTAGATAGAACGAATTATGCAAAACCTCATGTTGATTTGAAAGCATTCATCAAATACCAGCTATTAAATGAAGGTATTAATGAACAGAATATTGAAATAGATGCTTCCTGCACCATCAGTAATGAAAATTTTTATTCATACCGTCGTCAAAAAGAACAAAGCGGACGAATGATGGGAATCATAAAGCTAAACTAA